A genomic stretch from Kribbella amoyensis includes:
- the trxA gene encoding thioredoxin, whose protein sequence is MATVELSQQNFDEVVGSDGLVLVDFWAEWCGPCKQFGPVFEKSSETHTDITFGKVDTDAQVELAQAFQIRSIPTLMAVRDGVVLYSQPGALPPAALEDLITQLRAVDMEEVRAQIAAHEAEHGTEPHTH, encoded by the coding sequence GTGGCAACGGTCGAGCTGTCCCAGCAGAACTTCGACGAGGTCGTCGGTTCCGACGGGCTCGTCCTGGTGGACTTCTGGGCGGAGTGGTGTGGTCCGTGTAAGCAGTTCGGGCCGGTCTTCGAGAAGTCCTCGGAGACGCACACCGACATCACGTTCGGAAAGGTCGACACGGACGCACAGGTCGAGCTGGCCCAGGCGTTCCAGATCCGCTCCATCCCGACGCTGATGGCGGTCCGGGACGGCGTGGTGCTGTACTCCCAGCCGGGCGCGCTGCCGCCGGCCGCGCTGGAGGACCTGATCACCCAGCTGCGTGCGGTGGACATGGAAGAGGTCCGGGCCCAGATCGCCGCCCACGAGGCGGAGCACGGCACGGAGCCGCACACGCACTGA
- a CDS encoding aldo/keto reductase has protein sequence METRRLGRLGHHSSVLIYGAASLGGVDQDRADASIQEALDAGINHFDVAADYGDAELRLGPRMGEIRDRIFLATKTGRRTAEEAWSEINRSLERLQTDQVDLLQMHAVCDLENLDLVTGKGGSLEAAIRAKEEGLVGAIGITGHTAQAPAVHREALHRFDFDSVLTPLNYRLAKDPRYAADYAALVEAVQASDVALMTIKMIARRNWQDGEERTYDTWYRPFDEQRYVTAATAWLLNGHPEITGLATAGETRLLQQMVTAEQERAELSPEDAAAILDEVQDYASPFVDAPI, from the coding sequence ATGGAGACTCGACGGCTGGGGCGGCTCGGGCACCACAGTTCGGTACTGATCTACGGTGCGGCATCACTCGGTGGGGTGGACCAGGATCGTGCGGACGCGTCGATCCAGGAGGCGCTCGATGCCGGGATCAACCATTTCGACGTGGCCGCGGACTACGGCGACGCGGAGCTGCGGCTGGGGCCGCGGATGGGTGAGATCCGGGACCGGATCTTCCTGGCCACGAAGACCGGCCGGCGGACCGCCGAGGAGGCCTGGTCCGAGATCAATCGTTCGCTCGAACGGTTACAGACAGATCAGGTGGATCTTCTGCAGATGCACGCCGTCTGCGACCTGGAGAATCTGGACCTCGTGACCGGCAAGGGCGGGTCCCTCGAGGCCGCGATCCGAGCCAAGGAGGAAGGCCTCGTCGGCGCGATCGGGATCACCGGTCACACCGCCCAGGCACCGGCCGTGCATCGGGAGGCGCTGCACCGGTTCGACTTCGACTCGGTGCTGACCCCGTTGAACTACCGGCTGGCCAAGGATCCGCGGTACGCGGCCGACTATGCGGCACTGGTGGAGGCGGTCCAGGCTTCGGACGTGGCGCTGATGACGATCAAGATGATCGCCCGGCGGAACTGGCAGGACGGCGAGGAGAGGACGTACGACACCTGGTACCGCCCGTTCGACGAGCAGCGGTACGTGACGGCGGCGACCGCGTGGCTGCTCAACGGGCACCCGGAGATCACCGGGCTGGCGACGGCCGGGGAGACCAGGTTGCTGCAACAGATGGTCACGGCCGAGCAGGAGCGGGCCGAGCTGAGCCCGGAGGACGCGGCCGCGATCCTGGACGAGGTCCAGGACTACGCGTCACCCTTCGTCGACGCCCCGATCTGA
- a CDS encoding conjugal transfer protein: MAPQPPRGPVDPGQQPPWSTEPESSFSTWARRFFRGLVVAVLLLAAISGVRSWIRPNNPPDTVVTNQSGFPADEARAVATRYAVSYLNWDEDKPEARPAQVGIDLAAGLDARAGWNGRGKQTANAAYPGEVEVDPGGVTAVVDVRVQVRPFTKKGRGWAGGDYSWQRVSVPVARTSSRVVASGPPTFVADARVALPDNMPDAGVPDDDLTAATLKDAEAFFSAYAESDAKVEAVAAPGAEIRSLNGVVKLGDLKNWQVFTGNEDERKATASVTWAGTGDTTLDQTYQLTLRRTVAANGAQRWQVAAVG; encoded by the coding sequence GTGGCACCCCAGCCGCCACGTGGTCCCGTCGATCCCGGTCAGCAGCCACCCTGGTCGACCGAGCCGGAGTCGTCGTTCTCGACCTGGGCCCGGCGGTTCTTCCGGGGTCTGGTCGTCGCCGTGCTGCTGCTGGCGGCGATCAGCGGCGTCCGGTCCTGGATCCGGCCGAACAACCCGCCCGACACGGTCGTCACGAACCAGTCCGGCTTCCCGGCCGACGAGGCCCGCGCGGTCGCGACCCGGTACGCGGTGTCCTACCTGAACTGGGACGAGGACAAGCCCGAGGCCCGGCCGGCCCAGGTCGGCATCGACCTGGCCGCGGGCCTGGACGCCCGCGCCGGGTGGAACGGGCGCGGCAAGCAGACCGCCAACGCGGCGTACCCGGGTGAGGTCGAGGTGGACCCGGGTGGCGTCACCGCGGTCGTCGACGTCCGGGTCCAGGTGCGGCCCTTCACCAAGAAGGGGCGTGGCTGGGCCGGCGGCGACTACTCCTGGCAGCGCGTCTCCGTGCCGGTCGCGCGGACGTCATCACGGGTCGTCGCCAGCGGCCCGCCGACGTTCGTGGCCGACGCGCGCGTCGCCCTGCCCGACAACATGCCTGATGCCGGTGTGCCCGACGACGACCTGACCGCCGCGACGCTGAAGGACGCGGAGGCCTTCTTCAGCGCGTACGCCGAGTCCGACGCGAAGGTCGAGGCGGTGGCCGCCCCGGGAGCGGAGATCCGCAGTCTCAACGGTGTCGTCAAGCTCGGCGACCTGAAGAACTGGCAGGTCTTCACCGGCAACGAAGACGAACGCAAGGCGACCGCGTCCGTCACCTGGGCCGGGACGGGGGACACCACCCTCGACCAGACCTACCAGCTCACGTTGCGGCGGACCGTCGCCGCCAACGGGGCACAGCGATGGCAAGTGGCTGCCGTCGGATGA
- a CDS encoding ATP-binding protein, translating to MKIADKLLNLVGVGRERGLPPPRLVAIADGLLVTERSAEAWFLISVANTDLATEAEQDAALDAAVSAAATILGDRLSHLKVVWGRSTGQDYIDSMSGHYRLGDHDAWAQTRADRIDEMRMPERYVALGVHLSDRDPRATAQVRGSISDALGTTSWRVSARELAHLDERVRKLARQLGSTVWRAHTAPAEVISWLVSREMHRGAVAAPRRGLITGASLARLTAGRVVPYTDHLRIYDTRGQIAAYTTVLAMTDFPEELETPGAGEWLRTLSEIKAIDDDGDEIDVTVEASVRFRVLTKKTARSLVDETRKSAKEQRRSAAKGTAEETADEIVETERVMREVKRDINRSGLTLVEDHPRLLVSADTREDLETYVDAVIAHYADRGITVAAGADEQRDLWLESLPGDQLRVPDLGHVRESTAFFGSWFWGGASIGDATGPAIGYLTGSTPGLVRFDAAAGSALGDATTTLFLGRSGRGKTTAAMMGGLDSAFAGAWVPLLDLKGDAAGVSAVAAEYGVPTAVIEITAQFSGAADLLRVLPVDDALLQAPSQLMLLLPPHLRGAAEAPVVAATRAEIQSPDPSSWGVIQRLCASDSETTRTVGFALRDLVETGLGSVVAGPPSGLSSLTTNPGLWVVQMPGLTLPSPESAPESWSPIERVGMACLRGCLAWMIRTTGRREFRGRSKVVIVPEVHLLTKTPDGASFLDYIARVGRALGASLVLDTQDPASILKLPGLVEQITTLFAFSLRSREQVDSLLELLGRPQTPPYQTLVRGINTAANGKSIRHGHCIMRDRWDEVATVQIDIPSQRVAELLRTTPESEHDLEPTQPIAPQYEEVDPFAEDEYEEEAEPAATAQAQAEAHTLEPHHTPVPANGSHPTSANGTPNGTASNGASPNGTASGDTASTASAPIASTPATSTSPASTPAASTPTGSAPAASTANGTTGSNGSNGATPPPARHSAPQPPDAPAQDPQPALTKNQHQTPAAHQSAATPPPPADPNGHDRPHPPRYEEPIGPDEVYDQEADEAAYNEAMYNAYESNTGEKPKGNKEHVA from the coding sequence ATGAAGATCGCTGACAAGCTCCTGAACCTCGTCGGTGTGGGCCGTGAGCGCGGCCTGCCGCCACCACGGCTGGTGGCGATCGCCGACGGCCTGCTGGTGACCGAGCGGAGCGCCGAGGCGTGGTTCCTGATCTCGGTCGCGAACACGGACCTGGCCACCGAGGCCGAGCAGGACGCGGCCCTGGACGCCGCGGTGAGTGCCGCCGCGACCATCCTCGGCGACCGGCTCAGCCACCTCAAGGTGGTCTGGGGCCGGTCGACCGGCCAGGACTACATCGACAGCATGTCCGGCCACTACCGCCTCGGCGACCACGACGCCTGGGCGCAGACCCGCGCGGACCGCATCGACGAGATGCGGATGCCGGAGCGGTACGTCGCGCTCGGCGTGCACCTGAGCGACCGGGATCCGCGCGCCACCGCCCAGGTGCGCGGCTCTATCAGCGACGCCCTGGGGACCACGTCCTGGCGGGTCAGCGCCCGCGAGCTCGCCCACCTGGACGAGCGGGTCCGCAAGCTCGCCCGCCAGCTCGGTTCGACCGTCTGGCGCGCGCACACCGCCCCCGCCGAGGTGATCTCCTGGCTGGTCAGCCGCGAGATGCACCGTGGCGCTGTCGCGGCTCCGCGCCGTGGCCTGATCACCGGCGCCTCGCTGGCCCGCCTCACGGCCGGCCGGGTCGTCCCGTACACCGACCACCTGCGCATCTACGACACCCGCGGCCAGATCGCGGCGTACACGACTGTGCTCGCGATGACCGACTTCCCCGAGGAGCTCGAGACCCCGGGCGCGGGGGAGTGGCTGCGGACGCTGTCGGAGATCAAGGCGATCGACGACGACGGCGACGAGATCGATGTCACCGTCGAGGCGTCGGTGCGGTTCCGCGTGCTCACCAAGAAGACCGCGCGGAGCCTCGTCGACGAGACCCGGAAGAGCGCGAAGGAGCAGCGCCGGTCCGCCGCGAAGGGGACGGCCGAGGAGACCGCCGACGAGATCGTCGAGACCGAGCGAGTGATGCGCGAGGTCAAGCGGGACATCAACCGCAGCGGCCTCACCCTGGTCGAGGACCACCCGCGCCTGCTGGTCAGCGCGGACACCCGCGAGGACCTCGAGACCTACGTCGACGCCGTCATCGCGCACTACGCCGACCGCGGCATCACCGTGGCCGCCGGTGCCGACGAGCAGCGCGACCTCTGGCTCGAATCGCTGCCCGGTGACCAACTCCGCGTCCCGGACCTCGGCCACGTCCGGGAGTCCACGGCGTTCTTCGGGTCCTGGTTCTGGGGCGGTGCGTCGATCGGTGACGCCACCGGCCCCGCGATCGGGTACCTCACCGGCTCCACGCCCGGCCTGGTCCGCTTCGACGCGGCCGCCGGTTCGGCCCTCGGCGACGCGACCACGACGCTCTTCCTCGGCCGATCCGGGCGGGGCAAGACGACCGCCGCGATGATGGGCGGCCTGGATTCGGCGTTCGCCGGTGCCTGGGTGCCGCTGCTCGACCTGAAGGGTGACGCGGCCGGCGTCTCGGCGGTCGCCGCGGAGTACGGCGTACCCACCGCCGTCATCGAGATCACGGCCCAGTTCTCGGGTGCCGCGGACCTGCTCCGCGTCCTGCCCGTCGACGATGCGTTGCTGCAGGCACCTTCCCAGCTGATGCTGCTGCTCCCGCCGCACCTTCGCGGTGCCGCCGAAGCCCCGGTCGTCGCGGCGACCCGGGCCGAGATCCAGTCGCCGGACCCGTCCTCCTGGGGCGTCATCCAGCGGCTCTGCGCATCCGATTCGGAGACCACCCGGACGGTCGGGTTCGCGTTGCGCGACCTGGTCGAGACGGGCCTCGGTTCAGTCGTCGCGGGTCCGCCCTCCGGCCTGTCCTCGCTGACCACGAACCCGGGTCTCTGGGTCGTCCAGATGCCCGGTCTCACCCTGCCCTCGCCGGAGTCCGCGCCCGAGTCGTGGTCCCCGATCGAGCGCGTCGGCATGGCCTGCCTGCGCGGGTGCCTCGCCTGGATGATCCGTACCACCGGCCGGCGTGAGTTCCGCGGCCGCTCGAAGGTCGTCATCGTCCCCGAGGTCCACCTGCTCACCAAGACCCCCGACGGCGCGAGCTTCCTCGACTACATCGCCCGCGTCGGCCGTGCCCTCGGTGCCTCGCTCGTCCTGGACACCCAGGACCCGGCCTCGATCCTCAAACTGCCCGGCCTGGTCGAGCAGATCACCACCCTGTTCGCGTTCAGTCTGCGCTCCCGCGAACAGGTCGACTCCCTCCTCGAACTCCTCGGCCGCCCGCAGACCCCGCCGTACCAGACCCTGGTCCGCGGCATCAACACCGCCGCGAACGGCAAGAGCATCCGGCACGGCCACTGCATCATGCGGGACCGCTGGGACGAGGTCGCCACGGTCCAGATCGACATCCCGAGCCAGCGTGTCGCCGAACTCCTCCGCACCACCCCGGAGTCCGAACACGACCTGGAACCGACCCAGCCGATCGCCCCCCAGTACGAAGAAGTCGACCCCTTCGCGGAAGACGAGTACGAGGAAGAAGCCGAGCCGGCCGCGACAGCCCAAGCCCAGGCCGAAGCCCACACCCTGGAGCCCCACCACACCCCGGTGCCCGCCAACGGCTCCCACCCCACGTCGGCCAACGGCACCCCCAACGGCACGGCCTCGAACGGCGCATCCCCTAACGGCACGGCCTCGGGCGACACAGCCTCGACCGCGTCGGCGCCCATCGCGTCAACGCCCGCTACCTCGACGTCCCCTGCCTCAACGCCTGCTGCCTCGACGCCGACTGGCTCAGCGCCTGCTGCCTCGACGGCCAACGGCACCACTGGTTCGAACGGCTCGAACGGCGCAACCCCGCCGCCCGCCCGCCACAGCGCCCCGCAGCCGCCCGACGCCCCGGCCCAAGACCCCCAGCCGGCCCTCACCAAGAACCAGCACCAAACCCCCGCCGCCCACCAATCCGCGGCAACCCCACCCCCACCAGCCGACCCCAACGGCCACGACCGCCCCCACCCCCCACGCTACGAAGAGCCCATCGGCCCCGACGAGGTCTACGACCAGGAAGCCGACGAAGCCGCCTACAACGAGGCGATGTACAACGCCTACGAAAGCAACACCGGAGAAAAGCCCAAAGGCAACAAGGAGCACGTCGCATGA